The following proteins come from a genomic window of Platichthys flesus chromosome 1, fPlaFle2.1, whole genome shotgun sequence:
- the gpalpp1 gene encoding GPALPP motifs-containing protein 1: MSSDELIGPAPVLMFGELSDMESDSDDGFAGPALPPGYKRGEPSSSSDESEPEVSVKRAKTSHSAGGGPGRAEKTKTKVDDDDYYFGPALPPGFKKTQSSPVRLPLLGPALPPGFRRAAYDEDENDDDGGDSEGPALPPGYKAQPSSSEGEEEEEVIGPMPTKGPIRDSVAQDFERRAQRMKDKLTGDETPEVVARETWMTELPPELQHIGLGARTFKKKSGPENKDRTMWTDTPADRERKHRERLEKKLKGEEDEKESVPQVPVKDLKMAETVSKYNESKRAESLMTLHSKKMKAKAKEKVDKPVERRAFDREEDLQVNRFDEAQKQRLLKKSQELNTKFSHSKDRMFL, translated from the exons ATGTCGTCTGATGAATTAATCGGACCGGCTCCAGTCCTGATGTTCGGGGAATTAAGCGACATGGAGTCGGACAGTGACGATGGAT TCGCCGGTCCCGCTCTGCCTCCAGGATACAAGCGGGGGGAACCGTCGAGCTCGTCGGATGAAAGTGAGCCGGAGGTGTCGGTGAAAAGAGCCAAGACGAGTCACTCAGCTGGAGGCGGACCTGGACG ggcagagaaaacaaagacaaaagttGATGACGACGACTATTACTTTGGACCAGCTCTCCCACCAGGGtttaagaaaacacagagttcacCAGTGAG GCTGCCTCTGCTGGGACCAGCTTTGCCTCCCGGGTTTCGCAGAGCAGCCTATGATGAGGatgagaatgatgatgatggcggAGACAGTGAGGGACCTGCCCTGCCCCCTGGCTACAAGGCTCAGCCCTCCAgcagcgagggagaggaggaggaggaagtgattgGACCCATGCCAACCAAAGGGCCTATCAGGGACTCTGTGGCCCAGGACTTTGAGCGCAGAGCACAGAGGATGAAAGATAAACTCACTGGAGAC GAGACTCCTGAGGTAGTTGCCAGAGAAACATGGATGACAGAGCTCCCACCAGAGCTGCAGCACATCGGCTTAGGGGCTCGAACTTTCAAGAAGAAATCAGGTCCGGAGAACAAAGATCGCACCATGTGGACAGATACACCAGCAGACAGGGAGCGCAAGCACAGG GAACGCCTCGAGAAAAAGCTGAAGGGTGAGGAGGACGAGAAAGAAAGTGTCCCGCAAGTCCCTGTGAAGGACTTAAAAATGGCAGAGACCGTATCAAAGTATAAT GAGTCTAAGCGTGCGGAGTCTCTGATGACATTGCACTCAAAGAAGATGAAGGCAAAAGCGAAGGAAAAGGTCGACAAGccggtggagaggagggcgtTCGATCGGGAAGAGGACCTGCAGGTGAATCGCTTCGACGAGGCCCAAAAGCAGCGGCTGCTGAAGAAATCACAGGAGCTGAACACAAAATTCTCCCACAGCAAGGACCGAATGTTCCTGTAA